In Citrus sinensis cultivar Valencia sweet orange chromosome 4, DVS_A1.0, whole genome shotgun sequence, one DNA window encodes the following:
- the LOC102620747 gene encoding uncharacterized protein LOC102620747 produces MGEKEKNKKNKKQKHQHPNDQTTKPTSASSSSSSDNISFKPSSEVKGLKFGGQFIVKSFTIRRARPLELLKILSYPPAVVTKTNNNNNNKTPFASTTSYLPTNFTILAHHAWHTLTLGLGTKKSKVVLFVFESESMKQAVDRIWPPEIPLGEVNKKLIRGFTGFEMARFKFRKGCITFYVYAVRRQGNMGFACADDLRTILQSVVALNDFLDHTAMLAMPNQRSISYCTPQVAMAAH; encoded by the coding sequence ATgggagaaaaagagaagaacaagaagaacaagaagcaAAAACACCAACACCCAAATGACCAAACAACAAAACCAACATCagcatcttcatcatcatcatcagataACATATCTTTCAAGCCTAGCTCTGAAGTAAAAGGTCTCAAATTCGGCGGCCAGTTCATCGTTAAATCGTTCACCATCCGGCGAGCAAGACcccttgagcttctcaaaatCCTTTCATATCCCCCAGCTGTAGTAACCAaaaccaacaacaacaataacaacaaaaccCCATTTGCTTCAACTACAAGTTACTTGCCTACAAACTTCACAATACTAGCTCATCATGCTTGGCATACATTAACCCTAGGGCTTGGcaccaaaaaatcaaaagtagttttatttgtatttgaatCTGAGAGCATGAAGCAAGCTGTGGACAGAATTTGGCCACCGGAAATTCCTCTAGGGGAGGTGAACAAGAAGCTCATCAGAGGCTTCACAGGCTTTGAAATGGCAAGATTCAAGTTCAGaaaaggttgcataacttTCTATGTTTATGCAGTGAGGCGACAAGGTAACATGGGATTTGCTTGTGCTGATGATTTGAGAACAATTTTGCAATCTGTTGTTGCACTTAATGATTTCTTGGATCACACTGCCATGCTCGCAATGCCTAATCAAAGAAGCATTAGCTATTGTACTCCTCAAGTCGCCATGGCAGCTCACTAG
- the LOC102620481 gene encoding uncharacterized protein LOC102620481, whose translation MGFVCAIVEALLVVVVIILFGLISAIIFEAYRRRDNHAHIEAPAIFEDPSSLKQVPCPSVTDPAEKYISLIIPAFNEEHRLPGALDETLNYLQQRAAKDKSFTYEVLIIDDGSSDGTKRVAFDFVRKYTVDNVRIILLGRNHGKGEAIRKGMLHSRGELLLMLDADGATKVTDLEKLESQIHAVGRKEYNHGDSVTVDSTFRISDIPIAAFGSRAHLEEKALATRKWYRNFLMKGFHLVVILTAGPGIRDTQCGFKMFTRAAARKLFTNIRLKRWCFDVELVYLCKRFGIPIIEISVNWSEIPGSKVNPLSIPNMLWELALMSVGYRTGMWKVRT comes from the exons ATGGGGTTTGTCTGCGCGATTGTGGAGGCTCTGCTGGTTGTGGttgtgataattttatttggattgATTTCTGCTATTATCTTCGAAGCATATAGAAGAAGAGACAATCACGC TCACATTGAAGCTCCTGCGATCTTCGAGGATCCGAGTTCGTTGAAGCAG GTTCCTTGTCCCTCTGTCACTGATCCAGCAGAGAAATATATATCTTTGATAATTCCTGCATTTAATGAGGAGCACAGGCTTCCTGGAGCCCTTGATGAAACCCTCAA TTACCTTCAACAACGTGCAGCAAAGGATAAATCATTCACTTATGAG GTGCTGATCATTGATGATGGAAGTTCTGATGGGACAAAAAGAGTAGCTTTTGACTTTGTAAGGAAGTATACAGTGGACAACGTGAGGATTATCCTTCTTGGTAGAAATCATGGCAAGGGTGAAGCTATCCGAAAA GGAATGCTTCATTCACGGGGTGAATTACTTCTGATGCTGGATGCTGATGGTGCGACTAAGGTTACTGACCTGGAAAAGCTTGAAAGTCAG ATCCATGCAGTTGGCAGAAAGGAGTATAATCATGGAGATTCGGTGACTGTTGATTCAACTTTTAGAATATCTGATATCCCAATAGCTGCCTTTGGCTCTCGTGCGCATCTTGAAGAGAAAGCTTTGGCTACA AGGAAGTGGTACCGCAATTTTTTGATGAAGGGTTTCCATCTTGTTGTTATCTTGACTGCTGGTCCTGGAATTCGTGATACACAG TGTGGTTTCAAGATGTTTACTAGAGCTGCAGCCAGGAAGCTTTTCACAAACATCCGCTTGAAAAG GTGGTGCTTTGATGTCGAGTTAGTTTATCTGTGCAAAAGGTTTGGCATCCCAATTATTGAGATATCTGTCAACTGGTCTGAAATTCCTGGATCAAAAGTGAATCCATTGAGCAT